One Natrinema salaciae genomic region harbors:
- a CDS encoding twin-arginine translocation signal domain-containing protein: protein MSNNIMKRRRFLATTLAGGAVTATAGCLADENSASSPKQSGAKDSESDSTTANSALFTRVELVDTEIVASIDTEMATDVDVIDVVPPSGEPEQTNWHGGNTLKVELTDSVGQVQRPPGEYTLQAVTEFDELVAEHTITLDRSLTVEEIGTYRQLGAQKEDPEEELASCRVTIKNEGPMPVSAFQASFADPDTETPIGRTQHGTAVLAGETVTITHSNLFGFRTSSSAESNRGTVDKDYVITFHDGTQFRIPVTLKYEGDVEYHSSGFITEFYFFNEMAVVRRE, encoded by the coding sequence ATGTCGAACAACATAATGAAGAGACGGCGGTTTTTAGCAACGACGCTTGCAGGAGGAGCGGTAACTGCAACTGCAGGATGCCTAGCAGACGAAAACTCGGCATCGAGTCCAAAGCAGAGCGGAGCGAAGGATTCTGAGTCGGACAGCACAACGGCCAATTCCGCGCTATTCACCCGCGTAGAACTTGTAGACACCGAAATCGTTGCGAGTATTGATACGGAAATGGCCACGGATGTCGATGTAATCGACGTAGTCCCACCAAGTGGCGAACCAGAGCAAACAAACTGGCACGGTGGAAATACGCTCAAAGTCGAGTTGACGGATTCTGTCGGTCAGGTCCAACGCCCTCCCGGCGAGTACACACTCCAAGCTGTCACGGAATTCGATGAACTAGTCGCTGAACACACGATAACGCTCGACCGGAGTTTGACTGTAGAGGAAATCGGGACGTATCGACAACTCGGGGCGCAGAAAGAAGACCCAGAAGAAGAGCTCGCTAGCTGTAGAGTCACCATCAAAAATGAAGGGCCGATGCCTGTTTCGGCGTTCCAAGCCTCATTTGCGGACCCGGATACCGAAACGCCGATCGGCAGGACACAGCATGGTACTGCAGTTTTGGCTGGTGAGACAGTTACAATAACTCACTCCAATCTCTTTGGGTTCAGAACTAGTTCTTCTGCCGAAAGCAATCGAGGGACGGTCGATAAAGACTACGTCATTACATTCCACGATGGAACACAATTCAGGATTCCAGTCACGCTAAAATACGAGGGCGATGTGGAATATCATTCCTCTGGATTTATCACAGAGTTCTACTTCTTCAATGAGATGGCGGTTGTCAGGCGCGAGTGA
- a CDS encoding DUF7692 domain-containing protein, with protein MPGSVRIRTGDGNEWRYDEIERAADYYDCNRSNAVAFACHDVVELVANIRQVLEREDLTLEQRREIADTLSTGKTSHSVSTDIDVETPSD; from the coding sequence GTGCCCGGCTCGGTCCGTATCCGAACCGGCGATGGGAATGAGTGGAGATACGACGAGATCGAACGTGCTGCCGACTACTACGACTGCAATCGGTCGAACGCGGTCGCCTTCGCCTGCCACGACGTCGTCGAACTCGTCGCGAACATTCGGCAGGTCCTCGAGAGAGAGGATCTCACGCTCGAGCAGCGACGGGAGATCGCGGACACGCTCTCGACCGGGAAAACTTCACACTCAGTTTCAACCGATATCGACGTTGAGACGCCCAGTGACTGA
- a CDS encoding DUF6498-containing protein, with protein MTSEEKTVFFAFPLRVVCAVMIANLLPLIGLAGFQWGLTELLVVYWAEAVIGTVVGMIQTFPTRLVDVPLPHPRSEPLLKVRHGALSVGPLTGYVRNASVIGAQSMFLFVFFSSALALFVPASPLYYSSHETIETVVIVAGVLAGTHLLTAKVYFDEQRYERAPAKQAFQSWFRTGAGVTGLVVLLWLRDGSGAGSVLAAWPVGLSYILIVGKIAMTLFFRCRDRDRFELPEYDVSPFEDQSGGGDPFRTAGVTAVTLPRVERPATQPRATARPSIWRILGLSPILGLFMSRTGDAIVFLLFAIFTIVADVPLVLTLIVLTIALVFAVVPVLVFTLPRHATLTYEFYGDQLVCYDHWLEEPVWQLASEDIRAVSHERGIDAWIGGYGTVVIETDDGPPARLSYLRDYDKVTDRLERVIETESGQYSGENWPDSH; from the coding sequence ATGACTTCTGAAGAAAAAACGGTTTTTTTCGCATTTCCCCTGCGGGTCGTCTGTGCCGTCATGATCGCAAATCTCCTCCCGCTGATCGGGTTAGCAGGGTTCCAGTGGGGATTGACCGAGTTGTTGGTTGTCTACTGGGCTGAAGCCGTGATCGGCACCGTCGTCGGCATGATACAAACGTTCCCTACCAGACTTGTCGACGTCCCGTTGCCACACCCCCGTTCCGAGCCGTTGCTCAAGGTTCGGCATGGAGCACTGAGTGTTGGTCCTCTCACTGGTTACGTTCGAAACGCATCGGTTATCGGAGCTCAGTCGATGTTTCTATTCGTCTTTTTCAGTTCGGCGCTTGCGCTGTTCGTTCCGGCGTCGCCACTGTACTACTCATCACACGAGACGATCGAGACCGTCGTGATCGTTGCTGGAGTCCTCGCCGGGACACATCTGTTGACCGCGAAGGTGTACTTTGACGAGCAACGATACGAGCGAGCCCCCGCGAAGCAGGCGTTTCAATCGTGGTTCAGGACTGGCGCGGGCGTTACCGGCCTCGTTGTTTTATTGTGGCTTCGAGACGGGAGTGGTGCTGGTTCTGTGCTAGCAGCTTGGCCTGTGGGCCTATCGTACATACTCATCGTTGGGAAGATCGCGATGACGTTGTTCTTCCGGTGTCGTGACCGGGACCGATTCGAGTTGCCCGAATACGACGTGAGCCCGTTCGAAGACCAGAGCGGCGGCGGTGACCCCTTTCGGACTGCTGGAGTTACGGCCGTTACACTACCTCGTGTGGAGCGACCGGCCACGCAGCCACGAGCGACGGCCCGTCCTAGTATCTGGCGGATTCTCGGACTCAGCCCGATCCTCGGGCTATTCATGTCACGTACTGGGGACGCAATCGTGTTTCTTCTCTTCGCTATTTTCACCATTGTAGCGGACGTCCCACTAGTTCTGACACTCATTGTGCTTACTATTGCACTGGTGTTCGCTGTGGTGCCTGTACTCGTATTCACACTCCCAAGACATGCGACCCTAACGTACGAGTTCTATGGCGATCAACTGGTCTGTTACGATCATTGGCTAGAGGAACCGGTCTGGCAGCTCGCGTCCGAAGATATAAGAGCGGTGTCCCACGAGCGCGGGATCGATGCCTGGATTGGGGGATACGGAACAGTGGTCATCGAGACGGACGACGGTCCACCCGCCCGGCTGTCGTATCTCCGGGACTACGACAAGGTCACCGACCGTCTCGAGCGGGTTATTGAGACGGAATCAGGGCAGTATTCGGGGGAGAACTGGCCAGATTCGCATTGA